In Sciurus carolinensis chromosome 17, mSciCar1.2, whole genome shotgun sequence, one genomic interval encodes:
- the Adgrl1 gene encoding adhesion G protein-coupled receptor L1 isoform X1: protein MARLAAVLWSLCVTAVLVTSATQGLSRAGLPFGLMRRELACEGYPIELRCPGSDVIMVENANYGRTDDKICDADPFQMENVQCYLPDAFKIMSQRCNNRTQCVVVAGSDAFPDPCPGTYKYLEVQYDCVPYIEVEQKVFVCPGTLQKVLEPTSTHESEHQSGAWCKDPLQAGDRIYVMPWIPYRTDTLTEYASWEDYVAARHTTTYRLPNRVDGTGFVVYDGAVFYNKERTRNIVKYDLRTRIKSGETVINTANYHDTSPYRWGGKTDIDLAVDENGLWVIYATEGNNGRLVVSQLNPYTLRFEGTWETGYDKRSASNAFMVCGVLYVLRSVYVDDDSEAAGNRVDYAFNTNANREEPVSLAFPNPYQFVSSVDYNPRDNQLYVWNNYFVVRYSLEFGPPDPSAGPATSPPLSTTTAARPTPLTSTASPAATTPLRRAPLTTHPVGAINQLGPDLPPATAPAPSTRRPPAPNLHVSPELFCEPREVRRVQWPATQQGMLVERPCPKGTRGIASFQCLPALGLWNPRGPDLSNCTSPWVNQVAQKIKSGENAANIASELARHTRGSIYAGDVSSSVKLMEQLLDILDAQLQALRPIERESAGKNYNKMHKRERTCKDYIKAVVETVDNLLRPEALESWKDMNATEQVHTATMLLDVLEEGAFLLADNVREPARFLAAKQNVVLEVTVLNTEGQVQELVFPQEYPSENSIQLSANTIKQNSRNGVVKVVFILYNNLGLFLSTENATVKLAGEAGTGGPGGASLVVNSQVIAASINKESSRVFLMDPVIFTVAHLEAKNHFNANCSFWNYSERSMLGYWSTQGCRLVESNKTHTTCACSHLTNFAVLMAHREIYQGRINELLLSVITWVGIVISLVCLAICISTFCFLRGLQTDRNTIHKNLCINLFLAELLFLVGIDKTQYEIACPIFAGLLHYFFLAAFSWLCLEGVHLYLLLVEVFESEYSRTKYYYLGGYCFPALVVGIAAAIDYRSYGTEKACWLRVDNYFIWSFIGPVSFVIVVNLVFLMVTLHKMIRSSSVLKPDSSRLDNIKSWALGAIALLFLLGLTWAFGLLFINKESVVMAYLFTTFNAFQGVFIFVFHCALQKKVHKEYSKCLRHSYCCIRSPPGGTHGSLKTSAMRSNTRYYTGTQSRIRRMWNDTVRKQTESSFMAGDINSTPTLNRGTMGNHLLTNPVLQPRGGTSPYNTLIAESVGFNPSSPPVFNSPGSYREPKHPLGGREACGMDTLPLNGNFNNSYSLRSGDFPPGDGGPEPPRGRNLADAAAFEKMIISELVHNNLRGSSSGAKGPPPPEPPVPPVPGGGGEEEAGGPGGADRAEIELLYKALEEPLLLPRAQSVLYQSDLDESESCTAEDGATSRPLSSPPGRDSLYASGANLRDSPSYPDSSPEGPSEALPPPPPAPPGPPEIYYTSRPPALVARNPLQGYYQVRRPSHEGYLAAPGLEGPGPDGDGQMQLVTSL, encoded by the exons GTGTAACAACCGCACCCAGTGCGTGGTGGTCGCCGGGTCCGACGCCTTTCCCGACCCCTGTCCGGGGACCTACAAGTACCTGGAGGTGCAGTACGACTGTGTGCCCTACA TAGAAGTGGAGCAGAAAG TCTTCGTGTGCCCAGGGACCCTGCAGAAGGTGCTGGAGCCCACCTCTACGCACGAGTCAGAGCACCAGTCAGGCGCGTGGTGCAAGGACCCTCTGCAGGCCGGTGACCGCATCTATGTCATGCCCTGGATCCCCTACCGCACGGACACACTGACGGAGTACGCCTCCTGGGAGGACTATGTAGCCGCGCGCCACACCACCACCTACCGGCTGCCCAACCGCGTGGATGGCACGGGCTTCGTGGTCTACGACGGGGCCGTCTTCTACAACAAGGAGCGCACACGCAACATCGTCAAGTACGACCTGCGGACGCGCATCAAGAGTGGGGAGACGGTCATCAACACCGCCAACTACCACGACACCTCGCCCTACCGCTGGGGGGGCAAGACGGACATCGACCTGGCCGTGGACGAGAACGGGCTGTGGGTCATCTACGCCACCGAGGGCAACAACGGGCGGCTGGTGGTGAGCCAGCTCAACCCCTACACGCTGCGCTTCGAGGGCACGTGGGAGACGGGCTACGACAAGCGCTCGGCATCCAACGCCTTCATGGTGTGTGGCGTCCTCTACGTGCTGCGCTCCGTGTACGTGGACGACGACAGCGAGGCCGCTGGCAACCGCGTGGACTACGCCTTCAACACCAACGCCAACCGTGAGGAGCCGGTCAGCCTCGCCTTCCCCAACCCCTACCAGTTCGTGTCCTCTGTCGACTACAACCCTCGTGACAACCAGCTCTACGTCTGGAACAACTACTTTGTGGTGCGCTACAGCCTGGAGTTTGGGCCACCGGACCccagtgctg GCCCAGCCACCTCCCCGCCCCTCAGCACCACCACAGCAGCTCGGCCCACCCCCCTTACCAGCACGGCCTCGCCAGCAGCCACCACCCCGCTCCGCCGGGCACCCCTCACCACACACCCAGTGGGTGCCATTAACCAGCTGGGACCAGACCTGcctccagccacagccccagcccccagtaCCCGGCGACCCCCAGCGCCCAATCTGCACGTGTCCCCCGAGCTCTTCTGCGAACCCCGAGAGGTACGGCGCGTCCAGTGGCCGGCTACCCAGCAGGGCATGCTGGTGGAGAGGCCTTGCCCCAAGGGGACTCGAG GAATCGCCTCATTCCAGTGTTTACCAGCCCTGGGGCTCTGGAACCCCCGGGGTCCTGACCTCAGCAACTGCACCTCCCCCTGGGTCAACCAGGTGGCCCAGAAG ATTAAGAGTGGAGAAAATGCAGCCAACATTGCCAGCGAGCTGGCCCGCCACACCCGGGGCTCCATCTATGCAGGGGACGTCTCCTCCTCTGTGAAGCTGATGGAACAGCTGCTGGACATCCTGGATGCCCAGCTGCAGGCTCTGCGGCCCATCGAGCGAGAGTCGGCGGGCAAGAACTATAACAAG aTGCACAAGCGAGAGAGAACCTGCAAGGACTACATCAAG GCTGTGGTGGAGACAGTGGACAACCTGCTCCGGCCAGAGGCACTCGAGTCCTGGAAGGATATGAATGCCACAGAGCAGGTGCACACGGCCACCATGCTCCTGGACGTCCTGGAGGAGGGTGCCTTCCTGCTGGCGGACAACGTCAGGGAGCCTGCCCGCTTCCTGGCTGCCAAGCAGAATGTGG tcCTGGAGGTCACTGTCCTGAACACAGAGGGCCAGGTACAGGAGCTGGTGTTCCCCCAGGAGTACCCCAGCGAGAACTCCATCCAGCTGTCCGCTAACACCATCAAGCAGAACAGCCGCAACG GGGTGGTCAAGGTTGTCTTCATCCTCTACAACAACCTGGGCCTCTTCCTCTCCACGGAGAATGCCACGGTGAAGCTGGCGGGTGAAGCCGGCACCGGTGGCCCGGGGGGCGCCTCCCTGGTGGTGAACTCCCAGGTCATCGCGGCGTCCATCAACAAGGAGTCCAGCCGCGTCTTCCTCATGGACCCGGTCATCTTCACCGTGGCCCACCTAGAG GCCAAGAACCACTTCAATGCTAACTGCTCCTTCTGGAACTACTCGGAGCGTTCCATGCTGGGCTACTGGTCGACCCAGGGCTGCCGCCTGGTGGAGTCCAACAAGACCCATACCACGTGTGCCTGCAGCCACCTCACCAACTTTGCTGTGCTCATGGCTCACCGAGAGATC TACCAGGGCCGCATCAACGAGCTGCTGCTGTCGGTCATCACTTGGGTGGGCATCGTGATCTCCCTGGTCTGCCTAGCCATCTGCATCTCCACCTTCTGCTTCCTGCGGGGCCTGCAGACCGACCGCAACACCATCCACAAGAACCTGTGCATCAACCTGTTCCTGGCCGAGCTGCTCTTCCTGGTCGGGATAGACAAGACTCAGTATGAG ATCGCCTGCCCCATCTTCGCTGGCCTGCTGCACTACTTCTTCCTGGCGGCCTTCTCCTGGCTGTGCCTGGAGGGCGTGCACCTCTACCTGCTGCTGGTGGAGGTGTTCGAGAGCGAGTATTCCCGCACCAAGTACTACTACCTGGGTGGCTACTGCTTCCCAGCCCTGGTGGTGGGCATTGCCGCGGCCATCGACTACCGCAGCTATGGCACCGAGAAGGC CTGCTGGCTGCGAGTGGACAATTATTTCATCTGGAGCTTCATCGGGCCTGTCTCCTTTGTCATCGTG GTGAACCTGGTGTTCCTCATGGTGACCCTGCACAAGATGATCCGAAGCTCCTCTGTGCTCAAGCCCGACTCCAGTCGCCTAGACAACATTAA ATCCTGGGCCCTGGGGGCCATCGCGCTGCTCTTCCTGTTGGGTCTTACCTGGGCTTTTGGCCTCCTGTTCATCAACAAGGAGTCAGTGGTCATGGCCTATCTCTTCACCACCTTCAACGCCTTCCAGGGGGTCTTCATCTTTGTCTTTCACTGCGCCTTACAGAAAAAG GTGCACAAGGAGTACAGCAAGTGCCTGCGTCACTCCTACTGCTGCATCCGCTCCCCACCGGGGGGGACGCACGGCTCCCTTAAGACCTCAGCCATGCGAAGCAACACCCGCTACTACACAGGGACCCAG AGCCGAATTCGGAGGATGTGGAATGACACCGTGCGGAAACAGACGGAGTCCTCCTTCATGGCAGGCGACATCAACAGCACTCCCACCCTGAACCGAG GTACCATGGGGAACCACCTGCTGACCAACCCTGTGCTGCAGCCCCGTGGGGGCACCAGTCCCTACAACACGCTCATCGCAGAGTCGGTGGGCTTCAACCCCTCCTCGCCCCCCGTCTTCAACTCCCCAG GGAGCTACCGGGAACCCA AGCATCCCCTGGGAGGCCGGGAAGCCTGCGGCATGGACACCCTGCCCCTTAACGGCAACTTCAACAACAGTTACTCCTTGCGAAGTGGGGATTTCCCTCCAGGCGACGGGGGCCCAGAGCCACCCCGAGGCCGGAACCTGGCCGATGCTGCCGCCTTTGAGAAGATGATCATCTCGGAGCTGGTGCACAACAACCTGCGGGGGAGCAGCAGCGGGGCCAAGGGCCCTCCGCCACCCGAGCCCCCTGTGCCACCCGTACCAGGGGGTGGTGGCGAGGAAGAGGCCGGCGGGCCCGGGGGTGCTGACCGGGCGGAGATTGAACTTCTCTATAAGGCCCTGGAGGAGCCGCTGCTGCTGCCCCGGGCCCAGTCGGTGCTGTACCAGAGTGATCTGGACGAGTCGGAGAGCTGCACAGCAGAGGACGGCGCCACCAGCcggcccctctcctcccctccaggCCGGGACTCCCTCTATGCCAGCGGGGCCAACCTGCGGGACTCGCCCTCCTACCCGGACAGCAGCCCCGAGGGACCCAGTGaggccctgcccccacccccacccgcaCCTCCCGGCCCCCCAGAAATCTACTACACCTCGCGCCCACCGGCCCTGGTGGCCCGGAACCCCCTGCAGGGCTACTACCAGGTGCGGAGGCCTAGTCACGAGGGCTACCTGGCAGCCCCAGGCCTCGAGGGGCCAGGGCCTGATGGGGATGGGCAGATGCAGCTGGTCACTAGTCTCTGA